In the Planctomycetota bacterium genome, one interval contains:
- a CDS encoding glycoside hydrolase family 127 protein — MTNMWNLGLAGMLLAVASLLGAQELQPREVVPFAARPFDLKQVRLLDGPFKEAMERDRKYLHELQNDRLLHHFRKTSGLDAPGEPYGGWENLELRGHTIGHYLSACALMYASTGDEQLKAKADAIVAELAKCQKALGDRGYLSAYPEEFFDRLEAHKYVWAPYYTLHKIFAGLLDMYVHCGNQQALEIAKGMAGWLKQRNAKFDEAKMQDLLDSTEQGGINDAMANLYAATGDAQWLELSRKFTQRSYNDPLAEKQDKLKGQHVNSFVPNMIGTARQYELTGNRRDHDIAHFFWHQVTGHRCYCTGGTSNYEHWRTDPDMLANELSPESQESCCVYNMLKLTRHLFSWEPQAEYADYYERALYNGILATQDPETGMMMYYVAMNPGHFKVFCTPHDSFWCCTGTGMENHAKYGDSIYFRGADTLYVNLFIPSELTWKEKGLVLRQETRFPEEEVTRLTFRADNPVELSLKIRYPYWATRGMRVTVNGEAWPVDQKPCSYVCVKRAFRDGDRIEVTLPMQLHLHRMPDDPRLVSVMYGPMVLGGLLGTEGIGPEMFLSPSQRAHHRAAPIPVPFFVVENEDPTSWVKPVAGKPLMFRTDGVGVPEDVTLVPFHRLFGQRYSIYWRIVDKSDANREEVVATEKARQERLARTLDSMDMGDGSVEWGHQFQGERTNSGRDFDRPWRDARDGGWFQYNMAVLPDQPAVLVCTYWGSEHDNRRFDILVDGTKLATVELQDHRPNEFFDVNYPLPETLTRGKRIVTVKFQAHEGKTAGRIFGVRMLRAKP; from the coding sequence ATGACGAACATGTGGAACCTGGGACTGGCAGGAATGCTTTTGGCCGTCGCCTCCTTGCTCGGGGCCCAAGAGCTGCAGCCGCGCGAGGTCGTCCCGTTTGCGGCCCGGCCGTTCGACCTGAAACAGGTCCGCCTCCTGGACGGGCCCTTCAAGGAAGCTATGGAGCGGGACCGGAAGTACCTGCATGAACTGCAGAATGACCGTCTCTTGCACCACTTCCGCAAGACTTCCGGCCTGGACGCCCCCGGCGAGCCCTATGGCGGCTGGGAGAATCTCGAACTGCGCGGACACACGATCGGCCATTACCTGTCGGCCTGTGCCCTGATGTATGCGAGCACGGGGGACGAACAACTCAAGGCCAAGGCCGATGCGATCGTCGCCGAGTTGGCCAAGTGCCAGAAGGCGCTGGGCGACCGTGGCTACCTCAGCGCGTATCCCGAGGAGTTCTTCGACCGCCTGGAAGCTCATAAGTACGTCTGGGCGCCCTACTACACGCTGCACAAGATCTTTGCCGGACTCCTCGACATGTACGTCCACTGCGGCAACCAGCAGGCCCTCGAGATCGCCAAAGGGATGGCCGGCTGGTTGAAACAGCGGAACGCGAAGTTCGACGAGGCGAAGATGCAGGACCTGTTGGACTCGACCGAGCAGGGCGGCATCAACGACGCCATGGCCAATCTCTACGCAGCGACCGGCGACGCCCAGTGGCTCGAACTCTCGCGGAAGTTCACCCAGCGCTCCTACAACGATCCGCTGGCCGAAAAGCAGGACAAGCTCAAGGGGCAGCACGTCAACTCGTTTGTGCCCAACATGATCGGTACCGCGCGGCAGTACGAATTGACGGGCAACCGGCGCGATCACGACATCGCCCATTTCTTCTGGCACCAGGTGACCGGGCACCGCTGCTACTGCACCGGCGGCACGAGCAACTACGAGCACTGGCGCACCGATCCCGACATGCTGGCCAACGAACTCAGCCCCGAATCGCAGGAAAGCTGCTGCGTTTACAATATGCTCAAGCTCACGCGGCACCTCTTCTCGTGGGAGCCCCAAGCCGAATACGCCGACTATTACGAACGCGCCCTGTACAACGGCATCCTGGCCACCCAGGACCCGGAGACGGGCATGATGATGTACTACGTCGCCATGAACCCAGGGCATTTCAAAGTGTTCTGCACGCCGCACGACTCGTTCTGGTGCTGCACCGGCACGGGCATGGAAAACCACGCCAAGTACGGCGACAGCATTTACTTCCGCGGCGCCGACACCCTGTACGTCAACCTGTTCATCCCCTCGGAACTGACCTGGAAGGAAAAGGGCCTCGTGCTGCGGCAAGAGACGCGATTCCCCGAGGAGGAAGTGACCAGGCTCACCTTCCGCGCCGACAATCCGGTCGAGTTGAGTCTTAAAATTCGCTACCCGTACTGGGCCACGCGGGGAATGCGGGTGACGGTCAACGGCGAGGCCTGGCCCGTCGATCAGAAGCCGTGCTCCTACGTGTGCGTGAAACGGGCGTTCCGCGACGGCGACCGGATCGAAGTCACCTTGCCCATGCAATTGCACCTGCACCGGATGCCCGACGATCCGCGATTGGTTTCGGTGATGTACGGCCCGATGGTCCTTGGCGGGCTGCTGGGGACCGAAGGCATCGGTCCCGAGATGTTCCTTTCACCCAGCCAGCGGGCGCATCATCGCGCGGCGCCGATCCCCGTGCCGTTCTTTGTCGTCGAGAACGAGGACCCGACAAGTTGGGTCAAGCCCGTTGCCGGAAAGCCGCTCATGTTCCGCACCGATGGGGTGGGCGTGCCGGAGGACGTCACGCTCGTGCCGTTCCATCGCTTGTTCGGCCAGCGCTACTCGATCTACTGGCGAATCGTCGACAAGAGCGACGCGAACCGCGAGGAGGTCGTGGCAACAGAAAAAGCCCGGCAGGAGCGCTTGGCCCGAACGCTCGACAGCATGGACATGGGCGACGGGTCCGTGGAATGGGGGCACCAGTTCCAAGGCGAACGGACCAACAGCGGCCGGGACTTCGACCGTCCTTGGCGCGATGCGCGCGACGGCGGCTGGTTCCAGTACAACATGGCCGTCCTGCCTGACCAGCCCGCCGTCCTGGTCTGCACCTACTGGGGCAGCGAGCACGACAACCGCCGGTTCGACATCCTTGTCGACGGCACGAAGCTGGCCACTGTCGAACTCCAAGACCATCGTCCGAACGAGTTCTTCGACGTCAACTACCCGCTTCCCGAAACTCTGACCCGCGGCAAGCGGATAGTCACAGTCAAGTTCCAGGCGCACGAAGGTAAGACGGCGGGCCGCATCTTCGGGGTCCGCATGCTCAGGGCAAAGCCGTAG